One genomic region from Anolis sagrei isolate rAnoSag1 chromosome 7, rAnoSag1.mat, whole genome shotgun sequence encodes:
- the STT3A gene encoding dolichyl-diphosphooligosaccharide--protein glycosyltransferase subunit STT3A produces MTKFGFLRLSYEKQDTLLKLLILSMAAVLSFSTRLFSVLRFESVIHEFDPYFNYRTTRFLSEEGFYKFHNWFDDRAWYPLGRIIGGTIYPGLMITSAAIYHVLHFFHITIDIRNVCVFLAPLFSSFTTIVTYHLTKELKDAGAGLLAAAMIAVVPGYISRSVAGSYDNEGIAIFCMLLTYYMWIKAVKTGSIYWAAMCALAYFYMVSSWGGYVFLINLIPLHVLVLMLTGRFSHRIYVAYCTVYCLGTILSMQISFVGFQPVLSSEHMAALGVFGLCQIHAFVDYLRSKLNPQQFEILFRSVISLVGFVLLSIGAVLMLTGKISPWTGRFYSLLDPSYAKNNIPIIASVSEHQPTTWSSYYFDLQLLVFMFPVGLYYCFSNLSDARIFIIMYGVTSMYFSAVMVRLMLVLAPVMCILSGIGVSQVLSTYMKNLDISRSDKKSKKQQDSTYPIKNEVASGMILVMAFFLITYTFHSTWVTSEAYSSPSIVLSARGGDGSRIIFDDFREAYYWLRHNTPEDAKVMSWWDYGYQITAMANRTILVDNNTWNNTHISRVGQAMASTEERAYEIMRELDVSYVLVIFGGLTGYSSDDINKFLWMVRIGGSTDTGKHIKEHDYYTPTGEFRVDREGSPVLLNCLMYKMCYYRFGQVYTEAKRPPGYDRVRNAEIGNKDFELDVLEEAYTTEHWLVRIYKVKDLDNRGLSRT; encoded by the exons ATGACCAAGTTCGGCTTCCTCCGCTTGTCCTACGAAAAGCAGGACACCCTCCTCAAGCTCCTCATTCTTTCAATGGCAGCTGTGCTGT CTTTTTCCACAAGACTTTTTTCTGTGCTGAGGTTTGAGAGCGTTATCCATGAATTTGATCC GTATTTTAACTACCGCACAACTCGTTTCCTGTCAGAAGAGGGCTTCTACAAATTTCACAACTGGTTTGATGATAGAGCATGGTATCCGTTGGGAAGAATCATTGGTGGAACGATTTATCCAG GTTTAATGATCACATCAGCAGCAATCTATCATGTTCTACATTTCTTCCACATTACGATTGACATCCGAAACGTCTGTGTATTCCTGGCTccacttttttcctctttcactaCCATAGTAACTTATCATCTCACCAAAGAGCTCAAG GATGCAGGGGCTGGTCTCTTGGCAGCTGCCATGATTGCTGTGGTGCCAGGATACATTTCACGTTCTGTTGCTGGATCCTATGACAATGAAG GTATTGCCATATTCTGTATGCTTCTGACTTACTACATGTGGATTAAAGCAGTGAAAACGGGTTCCATTTACTGGGCAGCGATGTGTGCACTTGCATATTTCTACATG GTTTCTTCATGGGGAGGCTACGTGTTTTTGATTAACCTCATTCCCCTTCATGTCTTGGTTCTGATGTTGACTGGACGGTTTTCCCACCGGATATATGTTGCTTATTGCACGGTGTACTGCTTAGGAACCATCTTGTCGATGCAGATCTCTTTTGTTGGCTTCCAG CCTGTCTTGTCATCTGAACACATGGCTGCCTTGGGTGTATTTGGCCTGTGTCAGATCCATGCCTTTGTGGATTATCTGCGCAGCAAACTGAACCCTCAGCAGTTCGAGATTCTCTTCAGGAGTGTGATTTCACTAGTGGGATTTGTCCTTCTATCCATCGGAGCTGTGCTGATGCTGACAG GGAAAATCTCCCCATGGACTGGCCGCTTCTACTCACTCCTTGATCCTTCCTATGCAAAGAATAATATACCTATCATTGCTTCCGTTTCTGAGCATCAACCTACGACATGGTCATCTTATTATTTTGATCTTCAGCTTCTTGTTTTCATGTTCCCAG TTGGTCTGTATTACTGTTTTAGTAACCTCTCTGATGCCCGAATTTTTATAATCATGTATGGTGTGACCAGCATGTACTTTTCTGCTGTGATG GTTCGTCTCATGCTGGTATTGGCTCCCGTTATGTGTATTCTGTCTGGAATTGGCGTGTCTCAAGTGTTATCCACATATATGAAAAATTTAGATATCAGCCGATCGGACAAGAAGTCGAAAAAGCAACAGGATTCTACTTACCCAATCAAAAATGAA GTTGCTAGTGGCATGATCCTCGTCATGGCGTTCTTCTTGATCACTTACACTTTCCATTCAACTTGGGTGACAAGTGAAGCGTACTCTTCCCcttccatagtgctctctgctCGCGGTGGGGATGGCAGTAGAATCATATTCGACGACTTCAGAGAAGCTTACTACTGGCTCCGTCATAATACGCCAGAG GATGCAAAGGTTATGTCCTGGTGGGATTATGGGTATCAGATAACAGCTATGGCAAACCGAACGATTCTTGTGGATAACAACACTTGGAACAACACCCACATTTCCCGAGTCGGCCAG GCCATGGCATCCACAGAAGAGCGAGCGTATGAGATTATGAGGGAGCTGGATGTCAGTTATGTGCTGGTAATATTTGGAGGCCTCACTGGATATTCTTCAGATG ATATCAACAAATTTTTATGGATGGTACGAATTGGAGGGAGCACTGATACGGGAAAGCACATAAAGGAGCACGATTACTACACACCAACTGGAGAGTTCCGTGTGGACAGGGAGGGCTCTCCTGTGCTGCTCAACTGCCTTATGTACAAGATGTGCTACTACCGttttggacaagtctacacagaaGCCA AGCGCCCTCCAGGTTATGACAGAGTGCGAAATGCAGAGATTGGCAACAAAGACTTTGAGCTGGACGTATTGGAGGAGGCATATACTACAGAACATTGGCTAGTCCGAATATACAAA GTGAAGGACCTGGATAATCGTGGATTGTCAAGAACGTAA